The following proteins are encoded in a genomic region of Ornithodoros turicata isolate Travis chromosome 6, ASM3712646v1, whole genome shotgun sequence:
- the LOC135397530 gene encoding SPRY domain-containing SOCS box protein 3-like codes for MSPNEPYSPLLWGAPDTWTWSRRHKSTEVRLHGPFTAQFHPNWSNGTAAVRCSRPLAHNRRTYWEIRVSQRVFGTSMMFGVATRSARLHANTFVNLLGEDQHGWGLSHKGLLWHAGRWRTFTRPFPENEATVVGMLYDGRRGTLTYYKDGVCLGVAFEGLAGHDLYPVVSSTAAKTEMTLGAVRREFVNLQDRCRAVILNRVRQGSEHTLTLPSLLKRYILEGREIGRRCDVTNGSLEGVAPKWVC; via the exons ATGAGCCCCAACGAGCCTTATTCGCCACTCCTGTGGGGTGCTCCGGACACATGGACCTGGAGCCGACGTCACAAGTCGACGGAAGTCCGGCTGCACGGTCCTTTCACCGCTCAGTTTCATCCTAACTGGAGTAACGGCACGGCCGCTGTGAGGTGTTCACGCCCTCTGGCACACAATCGGAGGACCTACTGGGAAATCAGGGTGTCCCAGAGGGTATTCGGTacgagcatgatgttcggcgtCGCTACTCGGTCGGCAAGACTGCACGCCAACACCTTCGTCAACCTACTAG GTGAAGATCAGCATGGCTGGGGACTTTCCCACAAAGGACTCTTGTGGCACGCCGGAAGGTGGCGCACATTTACTCGACCTTTCCCAGAGAACGAGGCTACGGTAGTGGGCATGCTATACGACGGACGCAGGGGCACACTCACATACTACAAGGACGGCGTGTGTCTAGGAGTCGCCTTTGAGGGTCTGGCCGGCCACGACCTGTACCCGGTCGTCTCCTCCACGGCAGCCAAGACGGAGATGACGCTAGGAGCAGTGCGTCGAGAGTTTGTCAACCTCCAGGACCGCTGTCGCGCCGTCATTTTGAACAGAGTGCGCCAAGGAAGCGAACACACACTCACTTTGCCATCCCTATTGAAGCGCTACATCCTAGAGGGACGGGAAATTGGGCGTCGCTGTGACGTCACGAATGGCTCTCTAGAGGGTGTGGCCCCTAAGTGGGTCTGCTAA
- the LOC135397531 gene encoding PITH domain-containing protein CG6153-like: MAHHHGHGGGCSGGDDHDLHDHDKPDLGIEYSLYSKIDLENLQCLNEETEGSGKLVFKPWNERFDADKYVESDADEELLFNIPFSGNVKLKGIIVMGGEGGSHPSKIRIFKNRPQMTFDDSQAAADQEFDLHPDSQGTLEYPVKVVKFSSVYHLSLHFPSNFGSETTKILYIGLRGEYTQARRQEIMLCSYELAPNPADHKTEAFQPLSRSVQ; this comes from the exons ATGGCGCACCACCATGGTCACGGTGGTGGATGCAGCGGTGGAGATGATCATGATTTGCACGATCACGATAAGCCCGATTTAGGAATAGAATACAGCCTTTATTCTAAAATAGACCTGGAGAACCTTCAGTGCCTCAACGAAGAAACTGAAGGATCGGGAAAACTTGTGTTCAAACCATGGAACGAAAGGTTTGACGCTGACAAG TACGTAGAGAGTGACGCAGACGAAGAGCTCCTATTTAACATCCC GTTTAGCGGTAATGTCAAATTAAAAGGCATAATCGTCATGGGTGGTGAAGGTGGTTCCCATCCGTCCAAGATTAGGAT ATTTAAGAATAGACCTCAGATGACATTTGACGACAGCCAGGCTGCTGCGGATCAAGAATTTGACCTGCACCCTGACAGCCAGGGTACACTGGAGTACCCCGTCAA AGTGGTCAAGTTCTCGAGTGTCTACCATCTCTCCCTCCACTTCCCAAGTAACTTTGGATCTGAGACTACAAAGATCCTGTACATAGGCCTCAGAGGGGAATATACTCAA GCCAGACGGCAAGAAATTATGCTGTGCAGCTACGAGCTGGCACCTAATCCAGCAGACCACAAGACGGAGGCCTTCCAACCATTGTCCAGGAGTGTTCAATAG